In a genomic window of Lycium ferocissimum isolate CSIRO_LF1 chromosome 9, AGI_CSIRO_Lferr_CH_V1, whole genome shotgun sequence:
- the LOC132031627 gene encoding GTP-binding nuclear protein Ran-3, translated as FVDLQALPNQQTVDYPSFKLVIVGDGGTGKTTFVKRHLTGEFEKKYEPTIGVEVHPLDFFTNCGKIRFYCWDTAGQEKFGGLRDGYYIHGQCAIIMFDVTARLTYKNVPTWHRDLCRVCENIPIVLCGNKVDVKNRQVKAKQVTFHRKKNLQYYEISAKSNYNFEKPFLYLARKLAGDQNLHFVESPALAPPEVQIDLAAQQQHEAELVAAASQPLPDDDDETFD; from the exons TTTGTGGATCTGCAGGCTCTTCCAAATCAGCAAACAGTCGATTATCCCAGTTTTAAACTTGTTATTGTTGGTGATGGCGGAACTG GAAAGACTACATTTGTGAAGAGGCATCTTACCGGTGAATTCGAAAAGAAATACGAAC CCACCATTGGTGTGGAGGTGCATCCATTGGATTTCTTCACAAACTGTGGGAAGATTAGGTTTTACTGCTGGGATACAGCTGGCCAGGAGAAATTTGGTGGCCTTAGGGATGGCTACTA CATTCATGGCCAATGTGCTATCATCATGTTTGATGTGACAGCTAGATTAACATACAAGAATGTTCCCACATGGCATCGTGATCTTTGCCG TGTCTGTGAGAATATTCCCATTGTTCTTTGCGGAAACAAGGTTGATGTGAAGAACCGTCAAGTTAAGGCAAAGCAGGTTACTTTCCACCGGAAGAAGAATCTTCAGTATTATGAGATCTCAGCAAAGAGTAACTACAACTTTGAGAAGCCTTTCCTCTACCTTGCTAGGAAACTTGCTGG TGATCAAAACTTGCACTTTGTGGAGTCTCCTGCCCTTGCTCCCCCTGAAGTACAGATCGACTTAGCTGCACAGCAACA ACACGAAGCTGAGCTAGTTGCTGCTGCCAGTCAACCCCTCccagatgatgatgatgagacaTTTGATTAA
- the LOC132029748 gene encoding uncharacterized protein LOC132029748, giving the protein MRFKKGDKVEVMNTSEVPISWRTAEIVSGHGHTCIVRYGSGLGMRSENFEERVSRKMIRPCPAVVHCVETWAPGDIVEVHNDYSWKVAIVLSVLPLDRYLVRLLGCSLELSIHKSRMRDRQNWKDGKWIFIRKGCVRAGAKRFNKISAQDCGQKMKSQLLTLDAPTKVLGETDGLATHGKNRGQESCIISSRSLKRMSPYCTSGVDSLYGNAQKFQAIETDNCRRRAALATTLQEKVDAVAYPRGTVGEKYMHSSINIRSNGFNELEREDLDGVFGFSPQRSLEPSDSDSDACSVGSCSVTSERPNKLLSHLPRVSCRVSGVLCSDAESVCGSGPSGYKEKCHSNPPGEELATSVHALELHAYKCTLVALYASGSLTWEQEALLTDLRIILHISNDEHLMELKNLISSKGSYYIK; this is encoded by the exons ATGAGGTTCAAAAAGGGGGATAAGGTGGAAGTAATGAACACATCTGAGGTGCCAATCTCATGGCGTACTGCAGAGATAGTGTCTGGTCATGGCCACACTTGCATCGTCAGATATGGTTCTGGTTTAGGAATGAGaagtgaaaattttgaagaaagggTATCAAGGAAGATGATTAGGCCTTGCCCCGCTGTAGTGCACTGCGTGGAGACTTGGGCTCCTGGGGACATTGTGGAGGTACATAATGACTACTCTTGGAAAGTTGCCATTGTGCTCAGTGTTCTACCTCTTGATCGTTATTTGGTGAGACTACTTGGTTGCTCTCTGGAACTTAGCATTCATAAGTCACGCATGAGGGATCGACAAAATTGGAAAGACGGAAAATGGATTTTTATCAGAAAG GGTTGTGTTCGAGCTGGAGCCAAGAGATTTAACAAAATTTCAGCTCAAGATTGTGGTCAGAAGATGAAGTCGCAGCTGCTGACACTTGATGCACCAACTAAAGTTCTGGGAGAAACTGATGGTCTAGCCACCCATGGAAAAAATAGAGGGCAAGAGTCTTGTATAATCTCATCAAGATCCCTAAAGAGAATGTCTCCTTATTGTACATCTGGTGTTGATTCACTTTATGGGAATGCTCAGAAATTTCAAGCCATTGAGACAGATAATTGCAGGCGACGAGCAGCTCTGGCGACGACCTTACAGGAAAAGGTAGATGCTGTTGCTTACCCAAGAGGAACTGTGGGTGAAAAATACATGCATTCTTCCATTAACATTAGATCAAATGGATTTAATGAATTGGAGAGAGAAGATTTAGATGGTGTCTTTGGCTTTTCCCCTCAAAGAAGCTTGGAACCTAGTGATTCTGATAGTGATGCCTGCTCTGTTGGTAGTTGTAGTGTCACTAGTGAGAGACCAAACAaattattaagtcatcttccaCGAGTTTCGTGTCGAGTTTCAGGTGTCCTTTGTAGTGACGCGGAGTCAGTTTGTGGTTCAGGTCCTTCAGGATATAAGGAGAAATGTCATAGTAATCCTCCAGGAGAGGAATTGGCAACGAGTGTTCATGCATTAGAGTTGCATGCTTATAAGTGCACCCTGGTGGCATTATATGCTTCCGGATCATTAACTTGGGAACAAGAAGCATTATTAACTGATCTTCGCATAATACTGCATATCTCAAATGATGAACATTTGATGGAGCTAAAGAACCTAATTTCTTCTAAAGGTTCATATTATATCAAATAG